The following coding sequences are from one Panicum hallii strain FIL2 chromosome 5, PHallii_v3.1, whole genome shotgun sequence window:
- the LOC112893387 gene encoding nuclear pore complex protein NUP98A-like isoform X2 has product MMGSSSSWSAQTFGSTSSSPGTGFGQTMDSVSSTPWATFSWPSPTFMVSHTPSPSGSSCCNFKGVSEQGSRVCAYAPTAVDDPSNLYQIQSISAMLVNCNKSHEELRHEDYERGDRGGDSQQKSITPAPIFPVSSSPSLSCSSTPSFTFRPTTHFIAPFAESTEHPPAELQPSTRGSTSSSNPFWLPSAQSSFSSGDLQSSTQGHSSYTPGLSFYRYLPSKLASMGIQTPPPSHTEFQKNPSTYCPRSYPSPFTAHVGGAHSASASTQSMTTATLPCPHFSTSNSAPAMCQDSIFSNSAGALDTALAEATSTQGIFGQNFPTTSTQPGKSPLIGSSIAHSKPALSSDAHCTSVNVDYPNNTVELHLPVNVRLVRIHFSSSNDGAGTSQVNSGHVAKSTEAPISLCIYPWENHELTIQSIVRPVKDQMGKQSSSTGGSDPSKVHNSIGRPPSRSARNQEGSNGDAHSTQKSVAAPEREVITGSVLPWLYNADYYTLPSIVELAVKESEEPGYCSHVPHFTVGRHGYGSVRFDGETDVRKLDIASIVEFNNREILVYRDESKTPPVGQGLNKPAEVTLLNVKCIDQKTGLQFTGGPTVDRYKETLVQWTKEHGAEFVSFDPMKGEWKFKVKNFSQQGACRS; this is encoded by the exons ATGATGGGCTCTTCTTCATCTTGGTCTGCACAAACCTTTGGGTCCACTTCATCTTCTCCTGGCACAGGCTTTGGGCAAACCATGGACTCCGTCTCCTCCACTCCATGGG CTACCTTCTCTTGGCCTTCTCCAACCTTTATGGTGTCACATACACCTTCTCCTTCAGGGTCCTCATGCTGTAATTTTAAGG GGGTATCTGAACAGGGCAGCAGGGTCTGTGCTTATGCGCCAACCGCTGTTGATGATCCTTCTAATTTGTATCAGATTCAATCGATTTCGGCAATGCTGGTAAACTGCAACAAGTCTCATGAAGAGCTTCGACATGAAGATTATGAGAGAGGGGACAGAG GAGGTGACAGCCAGCAGAAAAGCATTACTCCAGCTCCTATATTTCCTGTGTCCTCATCACCATCATTATCCTGTTCAAGTACACCATCTTTCACTTTCAGGCCCACGACTCATTTCATTGCTCCATTTGCAGAGTCCACTGAACACCCCCCTGCAGAATTACAGCCCTCAACACGAGGTTCCACCTCCAGTTCCAACCCATTCTGGCTCCCATCTGCTCAGTCATCATTTTCATCTGGAGATTTGCAATCCTCAACACAAGGTCATAGTTCTTACACTCCTGGACTGTCATTTTATCGTTACCTGCCCTCAAAGCTAGCATCCATGGGAATCCAAACACCACCTCCATCACACACTGAGTTTCAAAAGAATCCCTCCACCTATTGTCCTAGATCATACCCATCACCTTTTACTGCACACGTCGGAGGTGCACATTCAGCTTCAGCATCGACACAATCTATG ACCACTGCAACATTACCGTGCCCCCATTTTTCAACCTCCAATTCTGCACCTGCTATGTGTCAGGACAGTATATTCAGCAACTCAGCAGGTGCATTAGATACAGCTTTAGCAGAAGCAACTTCTACT CAGGGTATATTCGGTCAAAACTTCCCCACGACATCTACTCAACCTGGAAAAAGTCCATTGATTGGTTCTTCAATCGCCCATTCAAAACCAGCTCTATCCTCAGATGCTCATTGTACTAGC GTCAATGTTGATTATCCCAATAATACTGTAGAGTTGCATCTTCCGGTCAATGTCAGATTAGTACGCATTCATTTTTCATCAAGCAATGATGGCGCTGGAACTTCACAG GTCAATTCTGGTCATGTTGCTAAATCTACAGAAGCACCTATTTCTCTATGTATCTATCCTTGGGAGAATCATGAGCTGACTATCCAATCGATTGTGAGACCTGTTAAGGATCAAATGGGCAAACAGTCTAGTTCAACTGGTGGATCGG ATCCCAGCAAAGTTCACAATAGCATTGGTCGTCCACCATCAAGATCTGCTAGGAATCAGGAGGGGAGCAACGGTGATGCCCACTCGACCCAGAAATCAGTAGCTGCACCAGAACGTGAAGTGATCACTGGGAGTGTGCTGCCTTGGCTCTACAATGCAGATTACTACACTCTGCCGTCAATTGTGGAACTTGCCGTGAAAGAGAGCGAAGAGCCAGGTTACTGTTCCCACGTGCCGCACTTCACTGTAGGCAGGCATGGCTATGGCAGCGTCAGGTTTGATGGGGAGACTGATGTGCGGAAGCTCGATATTGCATCAATTGTGGAGTTTAACAACCGTGAGATCCTTGTATACAGAGATGAGAGCAAGACGCCACCTGTTGGGCAGGGATTGAACAAACCTGCAGAGGTTACTCTCCTGAATGTGAAGTGCATCGACCAAAAGACTGGGTTGCAGTTCACAGGGGGGCCGACTGTCGACAGGTACAAGGAGACCCTGGTGCAGTGGACCAAGGAGCACGGTGCGGAGTTCGTGTCCTTTGACCCGATGAAGGGGGAGTGGAAGTTCAAGGTCAAGAATTTCAGCCAGCAGGGTGCTTGCCGTTcttag
- the LOC112893387 gene encoding nuclear pore complex protein NUP98A-like isoform X3 has product MMGSSSSWSAQTFGSTSSSPGTGFGQTMDSVSSTPWATFSWPSPTFMVSHTPSPSGSSCCNFKGVSEQGSRVCAYAPTAVDDPSNLYQIQSISAMLVNCNKSHEELRHEDYERGDRESTEHPPAELQPSTRGSTSSSNPFWLPSAQSSFSSGDLQSSTQGHSSYTPGLSFYRYLPSKLASMGIQTPPPSHTEFQKNPSTYCPRSYPSPFTAHVGGAHSASASTQSMTTATLPCPHFSTSNSAPAMCQDSIFSNSAGALDTALAEATSTQQGIFGQNFPTTSTQPGKSPLIGSSIAHSKPALSSDAHCTSVNVDYPNNTVELHLPVNVRLVRIHFSSSNDGAGTSQVNSGHVAKSTEAPISLCIYPWENHELTIQSIVRPVKDQMGKQSSSTGGSDPSKVHNSIGRPPSRSARNQEGSNGDAHSTQKSVAAPEREVITGSVLPWLYNADYYTLPSIVELAVKESEEPGYCSHVPHFTVGRHGYGSVRFDGETDVRKLDIASIVEFNNREILVYRDESKTPPVGQGLNKPAEVTLLNVKCIDQKTGLQFTGGPTVDRYKETLVQWTKEHGAEFVSFDPMKGEWKFKVKNFSQQGACRS; this is encoded by the exons ATGATGGGCTCTTCTTCATCTTGGTCTGCACAAACCTTTGGGTCCACTTCATCTTCTCCTGGCACAGGCTTTGGGCAAACCATGGACTCCGTCTCCTCCACTCCATGGG CTACCTTCTCTTGGCCTTCTCCAACCTTTATGGTGTCACATACACCTTCTCCTTCAGGGTCCTCATGCTGTAATTTTAAGG GGGTATCTGAACAGGGCAGCAGGGTCTGTGCTTATGCGCCAACCGCTGTTGATGATCCTTCTAATTTGTATCAGATTCAATCGATTTCGGCAATGCTGGTAAACTGCAACAAGTCTCATGAAGAGCTTCGACATGAAGATTATGAGAGAGGGGACAGAG AGTCCACTGAACACCCCCCTGCAGAATTACAGCCCTCAACACGAGGTTCCACCTCCAGTTCCAACCCATTCTGGCTCCCATCTGCTCAGTCATCATTTTCATCTGGAGATTTGCAATCCTCAACACAAGGTCATAGTTCTTACACTCCTGGACTGTCATTTTATCGTTACCTGCCCTCAAAGCTAGCATCCATGGGAATCCAAACACCACCTCCATCACACACTGAGTTTCAAAAGAATCCCTCCACCTATTGTCCTAGATCATACCCATCACCTTTTACTGCACACGTCGGAGGTGCACATTCAGCTTCAGCATCGACACAATCTATG ACCACTGCAACATTACCGTGCCCCCATTTTTCAACCTCCAATTCTGCACCTGCTATGTGTCAGGACAGTATATTCAGCAACTCAGCAGGTGCATTAGATACAGCTTTAGCAGAAGCAACTTCTACT CAGCAGGGTATATTCGGTCAAAACTTCCCCACGACATCTACTCAACCTGGAAAAAGTCCATTGATTGGTTCTTCAATCGCCCATTCAAAACCAGCTCTATCCTCAGATGCTCATTGTACTAGC GTCAATGTTGATTATCCCAATAATACTGTAGAGTTGCATCTTCCGGTCAATGTCAGATTAGTACGCATTCATTTTTCATCAAGCAATGATGGCGCTGGAACTTCACAG GTCAATTCTGGTCATGTTGCTAAATCTACAGAAGCACCTATTTCTCTATGTATCTATCCTTGGGAGAATCATGAGCTGACTATCCAATCGATTGTGAGACCTGTTAAGGATCAAATGGGCAAACAGTCTAGTTCAACTGGTGGATCGG ATCCCAGCAAAGTTCACAATAGCATTGGTCGTCCACCATCAAGATCTGCTAGGAATCAGGAGGGGAGCAACGGTGATGCCCACTCGACCCAGAAATCAGTAGCTGCACCAGAACGTGAAGTGATCACTGGGAGTGTGCTGCCTTGGCTCTACAATGCAGATTACTACACTCTGCCGTCAATTGTGGAACTTGCCGTGAAAGAGAGCGAAGAGCCAGGTTACTGTTCCCACGTGCCGCACTTCACTGTAGGCAGGCATGGCTATGGCAGCGTCAGGTTTGATGGGGAGACTGATGTGCGGAAGCTCGATATTGCATCAATTGTGGAGTTTAACAACCGTGAGATCCTTGTATACAGAGATGAGAGCAAGACGCCACCTGTTGGGCAGGGATTGAACAAACCTGCAGAGGTTACTCTCCTGAATGTGAAGTGCATCGACCAAAAGACTGGGTTGCAGTTCACAGGGGGGCCGACTGTCGACAGGTACAAGGAGACCCTGGTGCAGTGGACCAAGGAGCACGGTGCGGAGTTCGTGTCCTTTGACCCGATGAAGGGGGAGTGGAAGTTCAAGGTCAAGAATTTCAGCCAGCAGGGTGCTTGCCGTTcttag
- the LOC112893387 gene encoding nuclear pore complex protein NUP98A-like isoform X1 → MMGSSSSWSAQTFGSTSSSPGTGFGQTMDSVSSTPWATFSWPSPTFMVSHTPSPSGSSCCNFKGVSEQGSRVCAYAPTAVDDPSNLYQIQSISAMLVNCNKSHEELRHEDYERGDRGGDSQQKSITPAPIFPVSSSPSLSCSSTPSFTFRPTTHFIAPFAESTEHPPAELQPSTRGSTSSSNPFWLPSAQSSFSSGDLQSSTQGHSSYTPGLSFYRYLPSKLASMGIQTPPPSHTEFQKNPSTYCPRSYPSPFTAHVGGAHSASASTQSMTTATLPCPHFSTSNSAPAMCQDSIFSNSAGALDTALAEATSTQQGIFGQNFPTTSTQPGKSPLIGSSIAHSKPALSSDAHCTSVNVDYPNNTVELHLPVNVRLVRIHFSSSNDGAGTSQVNSGHVAKSTEAPISLCIYPWENHELTIQSIVRPVKDQMGKQSSSTGGSDPSKVHNSIGRPPSRSARNQEGSNGDAHSTQKSVAAPEREVITGSVLPWLYNADYYTLPSIVELAVKESEEPGYCSHVPHFTVGRHGYGSVRFDGETDVRKLDIASIVEFNNREILVYRDESKTPPVGQGLNKPAEVTLLNVKCIDQKTGLQFTGGPTVDRYKETLVQWTKEHGAEFVSFDPMKGEWKFKVKNFSQQGACRS, encoded by the exons ATGATGGGCTCTTCTTCATCTTGGTCTGCACAAACCTTTGGGTCCACTTCATCTTCTCCTGGCACAGGCTTTGGGCAAACCATGGACTCCGTCTCCTCCACTCCATGGG CTACCTTCTCTTGGCCTTCTCCAACCTTTATGGTGTCACATACACCTTCTCCTTCAGGGTCCTCATGCTGTAATTTTAAGG GGGTATCTGAACAGGGCAGCAGGGTCTGTGCTTATGCGCCAACCGCTGTTGATGATCCTTCTAATTTGTATCAGATTCAATCGATTTCGGCAATGCTGGTAAACTGCAACAAGTCTCATGAAGAGCTTCGACATGAAGATTATGAGAGAGGGGACAGAG GAGGTGACAGCCAGCAGAAAAGCATTACTCCAGCTCCTATATTTCCTGTGTCCTCATCACCATCATTATCCTGTTCAAGTACACCATCTTTCACTTTCAGGCCCACGACTCATTTCATTGCTCCATTTGCAGAGTCCACTGAACACCCCCCTGCAGAATTACAGCCCTCAACACGAGGTTCCACCTCCAGTTCCAACCCATTCTGGCTCCCATCTGCTCAGTCATCATTTTCATCTGGAGATTTGCAATCCTCAACACAAGGTCATAGTTCTTACACTCCTGGACTGTCATTTTATCGTTACCTGCCCTCAAAGCTAGCATCCATGGGAATCCAAACACCACCTCCATCACACACTGAGTTTCAAAAGAATCCCTCCACCTATTGTCCTAGATCATACCCATCACCTTTTACTGCACACGTCGGAGGTGCACATTCAGCTTCAGCATCGACACAATCTATG ACCACTGCAACATTACCGTGCCCCCATTTTTCAACCTCCAATTCTGCACCTGCTATGTGTCAGGACAGTATATTCAGCAACTCAGCAGGTGCATTAGATACAGCTTTAGCAGAAGCAACTTCTACT CAGCAGGGTATATTCGGTCAAAACTTCCCCACGACATCTACTCAACCTGGAAAAAGTCCATTGATTGGTTCTTCAATCGCCCATTCAAAACCAGCTCTATCCTCAGATGCTCATTGTACTAGC GTCAATGTTGATTATCCCAATAATACTGTAGAGTTGCATCTTCCGGTCAATGTCAGATTAGTACGCATTCATTTTTCATCAAGCAATGATGGCGCTGGAACTTCACAG GTCAATTCTGGTCATGTTGCTAAATCTACAGAAGCACCTATTTCTCTATGTATCTATCCTTGGGAGAATCATGAGCTGACTATCCAATCGATTGTGAGACCTGTTAAGGATCAAATGGGCAAACAGTCTAGTTCAACTGGTGGATCGG ATCCCAGCAAAGTTCACAATAGCATTGGTCGTCCACCATCAAGATCTGCTAGGAATCAGGAGGGGAGCAACGGTGATGCCCACTCGACCCAGAAATCAGTAGCTGCACCAGAACGTGAAGTGATCACTGGGAGTGTGCTGCCTTGGCTCTACAATGCAGATTACTACACTCTGCCGTCAATTGTGGAACTTGCCGTGAAAGAGAGCGAAGAGCCAGGTTACTGTTCCCACGTGCCGCACTTCACTGTAGGCAGGCATGGCTATGGCAGCGTCAGGTTTGATGGGGAGACTGATGTGCGGAAGCTCGATATTGCATCAATTGTGGAGTTTAACAACCGTGAGATCCTTGTATACAGAGATGAGAGCAAGACGCCACCTGTTGGGCAGGGATTGAACAAACCTGCAGAGGTTACTCTCCTGAATGTGAAGTGCATCGACCAAAAGACTGGGTTGCAGTTCACAGGGGGGCCGACTGTCGACAGGTACAAGGAGACCCTGGTGCAGTGGACCAAGGAGCACGGTGCGGAGTTCGTGTCCTTTGACCCGATGAAGGGGGAGTGGAAGTTCAAGGTCAAGAATTTCAGCCAGCAGGGTGCTTGCCGTTcttag